A window of Epinephelus fuscoguttatus linkage group LG24, E.fuscoguttatus.final_Chr_v1 contains these coding sequences:
- the cobll1a gene encoding cordon-bleu protein-like 1 isoform X1: MDEQVNPLERDHSLSVVLPGGMEKSATVHGSKPVMDLLVTLCASYHLNPSDYTVEVLSPNKNNINFKPNSPIGSLEAEKIVLKPRGVEEKIRRPYMPEASVRLLINYNKSHKAVVRVNPRVPLEVLLPVVCDKCEFHVETTILLRDSQSKETLDLTKTLNDHGLREVFAKDTAGKEPTDHQHQPKTPEAAVTPTEVISPPPLQDLPKKEKKQKENTGFLSLFRRRKKNAEREGARSAPASPGLIKQGGVNNNEQGVSPSNTLPADMPKKRRAPQPPMGASQSVPNNLGTCHIGGSQRSAESTLKRTKGRAPPPPCANSHQELQADTQVKGTVNSLNTVEELRESEESDYVNLPLSSSSSPHPSHPRSSSSRPSFAHLHEAAEPYLPSFRGKDLSDARCALAKILTSSVSKGTLVKRLSNSATFSKLHIGSSYMSATQRCSDNGVFCAELEPVITSNLPTENDWEDPVHRKGMTTFKVVPAKKPKSHDPEVTSDKIAVEDNPESEASPKVETEEDLCPPDRLEAETPPQSPEPSHQTSDRPAYLSPPLHHQDSPGSPLSEADEKQMEEDEPEDTTEVTAAAQPDCIDGELTSDVQINSEDQTEFQSLNGQSGRADVDHCGSYTDEEEVEEVVVQEEDDDVKDAEEVVVQEDDDDEKEAEEEVVQKEDDVKEEAEEEVVQEKDDVKEEAEEEVVQEKDDVKEEAEEEVVQEEDDVKEEAEEEVVQEEDDVKEEAEEEVVQEEENNEKEVEEEMVQEGDEDEECFPPPPPPVFFDTEVMEAEREQTTASSLPSSVPPSPTSNGQTNAFSEDHENEPTTAMATDQSAAAPKPLDKMSAAPSRFAQAVALAVQRSRLQSRGKSLGPQTPGGPHSTLPSPPRSTYQYGA; the protein is encoded by the exons ATGGATGAGCAAGTGAATCCATTGGAGAGGGACCACTCTCTGTCTGTGGTCCTGCCAGGGGGGATGGAGAAGAGTGCCACAGTGCATGGAAG TAAACCAGTGATGGACTTACTGGTGACCCTCTGTGCAAGTTACCACCTGAATCCATCGGACTACACTGTTGAGGTTCTCTCGCCCAACAAGAACAACATCAACTTCAAACCAAACTCTCCTATTGGCTCGCTGGAAGCGGAGAAGATTGTGCTGAAGCCCAGAGGGGTGGAGGAAAAGATCAGGAGGCCGTACATGCCTGAG GCATCTGTACGTCTGTTGATCAACTACAATAAGTCCCATAAGGCTGTGGTGCGAGTGAACCCCAGAGTGCCCCTCGAGGTGCTGCTGCCAGTGGTGTGTGACAAGTGTGAGTTTCATGTGGAAACGACCATCTTACTGAGAGACTCTCAGTCCAAAGAGACACTGGACCTGACCAAGACCTTAAATGACCACGGCCTGAGGGAAGTGTTTGCCAAAGACACAGCTGGTAAGGAGCCTACTGACCACCAGCACCAACCCAAAACACCTGAAGCAG CTGTCACGCCAACAGAGGTCATCTCACCACCTCCGCTACAAG ACCTGccaaagaaggagaagaaacagAAGGAGAACACAGGGTTTCTCAGCTTATTCAGACGAAGAAAGAAAAACGCTGAAAGG GAGGGGGCAAGGAGCGCCCCAGCTTCTCCTGGTCTCATCAAACAAGGGGGAGTCAATAATAATGAGCAGGGTGTTTCCCCTTCTAACACCCTGCCAGCAGACATGCCCAAGAAGAGGCGAGCCCCTCAGCCGCCCATGGGTGCATCACAGAGTGTCCCAAACAACCTTGGCACCTGTCATATAGGAGGATCACAG AGGTCTGCAGAATCCACCTTAAAGAGAACCAAGGGGAGGGCCCCACCTCCTCCCTGTGcaaacagccatcaggagctgCAGGCAGACACCCAGGTTAAAG GGACTGTAAACTCCCTGAACACTGTGGAGGAGCTGAGAGAAAGTGAAGAGTCAGACTATGTAAACCTCCCACTatcctcatcttcatcaccacATCCATCACATCCACGCTCATCCTCCTCCCGTCCATCATTCGCTCACCTCCATGAGGCTGCTGAGCCATATCTGCCTTCGTTTCGTGGGAAAGACTTATCCGACGCCCGCTGTGCTCTTGCCAAAATCCTGACGTCCTCTGTTTCCAAAGGAACACTAGTCAAGCGTTTGAGTAACTCTGCCACCTTCTCCAAACTACACATTGGCTCCTCCTATATGTCCGCAACGCAGAGGTGTTCAGATAATGGGGTTTTCTGTGCAGAGCTTGAACCTGTTATAACGTCCAACCTCCCCACTGAGAATGACTGGGAGGATCCTGTACACAGGAAGGGAATGACCACGTTCAAAGTGGTTCCCGCAAAGAAACCGAAGTCTCATGATCCGGAAGTCACCTCAGACAAGATAGCAGTAGAAGATAACCCTGAGAGTGAAGCTTCTCCCAAGGTTGAGACTGAGGAGGATCTGTGCCCTCCTGACAGATTAGAGGCTGAAACACCGCCGCAGAGTCCAGAACCTTCCCATCAGACTTCTGACAGGCCAGCTTATCTTTCACCTCCACTTCACCATCAGGATAGTCCAGGTTCACCtctgtctgaggctgatgaaAAGCAGATGGAGGAGGATGAACCTGAAGATACCACAGaggtgacagcagcagcacagccagACTGCATTGATGGAGAACTTACAAGTGATGTTCAGATCAACTCAGAGGATCAGACTGAGTTTCAAAGCCTCAATGGACAGTCTGGAAGGGCAGACGTCGACCACTGTGGTTCATACACTGATGAGGAGGAAGTTGAGGAGGTAGTAGTACAAGAAGAGGATGACGATGTGAAGGACGCAGAGGAGGTAGTGGTTcaagaagatgatgatgatgagaaggaagctgaggaggaagtggtCCAAAAAGAAGATGATGTTAAGGAAGaagctgaggaggaagtggtCCAAGAAAAAGATGATGTTAAGGAAGaagctgaggaggaagtggtCCAAGAAAAAGATGATGTTAAGGAAGaagctgaggaggaagtggtCCAAGAAGAAGATGATGTTAAGGAAGaagctgaggaggaagtggtACAAGAAGAAGATGACGTTAAGGAAGaagctgaggaggaagtggtCCAAGAAGAGGAAAACAATGAGAAGGAAGTTGAGGAGGAAATGGTCCAAGAAGGAGATGAAGATGAGGAATGtttccctccccctcctccacctgtCTTCTTTGACACAGAGGTcatggaggcagagagagaacaaaCCACAGCTTCCTCTCTGCCATCTTCTGTGCCCCCAAGTCCGACCTCCAACGGACAAACCAATGCATTCAGTGAGGACCATGAAAACGAGCCCACCACAGCCATGGCCACAGACCAGTCTGCAGCTGCACCAAAACCTCTGGATAAAATGAGTGCGGCCCCATCCAGATTCGCACAGGCAGTAGCGTTGGCCGTGCAGAGATCCCGTCTCCAGAGCCGTGGAAAAAGTTTAGGCCCCCAGACCCCCGGCGGTCCACACAGCACACTTCCCTCACCACCCAGGTCCACGTACCAGTATG gtGCCTGA
- the cobll1a gene encoding cordon-bleu protein-like 1 isoform X2 yields the protein MDEQVNPLERDHSLSVVLPGGMEKSATVHGSKPVMDLLVTLCASYHLNPSDYTVEVLSPNKNNINFKPNSPIGSLEAEKIVLKPRGVEEKIRRPYMPEASVRLLINYNKSHKAVVRVNPRVPLEVLLPVVCDKCEFHVETTILLRDSQSKETLDLTKTLNDHGLREVFAKDTAAVTPTEVISPPPLQDLPKKEKKQKENTGFLSLFRRRKKNAEREGARSAPASPGLIKQGGVNNNEQGVSPSNTLPADMPKKRRAPQPPMGASQSVPNNLGTCHIGGSQRSAESTLKRTKGRAPPPPCANSHQELQADTQVKGTVNSLNTVEELRESEESDYVNLPLSSSSSPHPSHPRSSSSRPSFAHLHEAAEPYLPSFRGKDLSDARCALAKILTSSVSKGTLVKRLSNSATFSKLHIGSSYMSATQRCSDNGVFCAELEPVITSNLPTENDWEDPVHRKGMTTFKVVPAKKPKSHDPEVTSDKIAVEDNPESEASPKVETEEDLCPPDRLEAETPPQSPEPSHQTSDRPAYLSPPLHHQDSPGSPLSEADEKQMEEDEPEDTTEVTAAAQPDCIDGELTSDVQINSEDQTEFQSLNGQSGRADVDHCGSYTDEEEVEEVVVQEEDDDVKDAEEVVVQEDDDDEKEAEEEVVQKEDDVKEEAEEEVVQEKDDVKEEAEEEVVQEKDDVKEEAEEEVVQEEDDVKEEAEEEVVQEEDDVKEEAEEEVVQEEENNEKEVEEEMVQEGDEDEECFPPPPPPVFFDTEVMEAEREQTTASSLPSSVPPSPTSNGQTNAFSEDHENEPTTAMATDQSAAAPKPLDKMSAAPSRFAQAVALAVQRSRLQSRGKSLGPQTPGGPHSTLPSPPRSTYQYGA from the exons ATGGATGAGCAAGTGAATCCATTGGAGAGGGACCACTCTCTGTCTGTGGTCCTGCCAGGGGGGATGGAGAAGAGTGCCACAGTGCATGGAAG TAAACCAGTGATGGACTTACTGGTGACCCTCTGTGCAAGTTACCACCTGAATCCATCGGACTACACTGTTGAGGTTCTCTCGCCCAACAAGAACAACATCAACTTCAAACCAAACTCTCCTATTGGCTCGCTGGAAGCGGAGAAGATTGTGCTGAAGCCCAGAGGGGTGGAGGAAAAGATCAGGAGGCCGTACATGCCTGAG GCATCTGTACGTCTGTTGATCAACTACAATAAGTCCCATAAGGCTGTGGTGCGAGTGAACCCCAGAGTGCCCCTCGAGGTGCTGCTGCCAGTGGTGTGTGACAAGTGTGAGTTTCATGTGGAAACGACCATCTTACTGAGAGACTCTCAGTCCAAAGAGACACTGGACCTGACCAAGACCTTAAATGACCACGGCCTGAGGGAAGTGTTTGCCAAAGACACAGCTG CTGTCACGCCAACAGAGGTCATCTCACCACCTCCGCTACAAG ACCTGccaaagaaggagaagaaacagAAGGAGAACACAGGGTTTCTCAGCTTATTCAGACGAAGAAAGAAAAACGCTGAAAGG GAGGGGGCAAGGAGCGCCCCAGCTTCTCCTGGTCTCATCAAACAAGGGGGAGTCAATAATAATGAGCAGGGTGTTTCCCCTTCTAACACCCTGCCAGCAGACATGCCCAAGAAGAGGCGAGCCCCTCAGCCGCCCATGGGTGCATCACAGAGTGTCCCAAACAACCTTGGCACCTGTCATATAGGAGGATCACAG AGGTCTGCAGAATCCACCTTAAAGAGAACCAAGGGGAGGGCCCCACCTCCTCCCTGTGcaaacagccatcaggagctgCAGGCAGACACCCAGGTTAAAG GGACTGTAAACTCCCTGAACACTGTGGAGGAGCTGAGAGAAAGTGAAGAGTCAGACTATGTAAACCTCCCACTatcctcatcttcatcaccacATCCATCACATCCACGCTCATCCTCCTCCCGTCCATCATTCGCTCACCTCCATGAGGCTGCTGAGCCATATCTGCCTTCGTTTCGTGGGAAAGACTTATCCGACGCCCGCTGTGCTCTTGCCAAAATCCTGACGTCCTCTGTTTCCAAAGGAACACTAGTCAAGCGTTTGAGTAACTCTGCCACCTTCTCCAAACTACACATTGGCTCCTCCTATATGTCCGCAACGCAGAGGTGTTCAGATAATGGGGTTTTCTGTGCAGAGCTTGAACCTGTTATAACGTCCAACCTCCCCACTGAGAATGACTGGGAGGATCCTGTACACAGGAAGGGAATGACCACGTTCAAAGTGGTTCCCGCAAAGAAACCGAAGTCTCATGATCCGGAAGTCACCTCAGACAAGATAGCAGTAGAAGATAACCCTGAGAGTGAAGCTTCTCCCAAGGTTGAGACTGAGGAGGATCTGTGCCCTCCTGACAGATTAGAGGCTGAAACACCGCCGCAGAGTCCAGAACCTTCCCATCAGACTTCTGACAGGCCAGCTTATCTTTCACCTCCACTTCACCATCAGGATAGTCCAGGTTCACCtctgtctgaggctgatgaaAAGCAGATGGAGGAGGATGAACCTGAAGATACCACAGaggtgacagcagcagcacagccagACTGCATTGATGGAGAACTTACAAGTGATGTTCAGATCAACTCAGAGGATCAGACTGAGTTTCAAAGCCTCAATGGACAGTCTGGAAGGGCAGACGTCGACCACTGTGGTTCATACACTGATGAGGAGGAAGTTGAGGAGGTAGTAGTACAAGAAGAGGATGACGATGTGAAGGACGCAGAGGAGGTAGTGGTTcaagaagatgatgatgatgagaaggaagctgaggaggaagtggtCCAAAAAGAAGATGATGTTAAGGAAGaagctgaggaggaagtggtCCAAGAAAAAGATGATGTTAAGGAAGaagctgaggaggaagtggtCCAAGAAAAAGATGATGTTAAGGAAGaagctgaggaggaagtggtCCAAGAAGAAGATGATGTTAAGGAAGaagctgaggaggaagtggtACAAGAAGAAGATGACGTTAAGGAAGaagctgaggaggaagtggtCCAAGAAGAGGAAAACAATGAGAAGGAAGTTGAGGAGGAAATGGTCCAAGAAGGAGATGAAGATGAGGAATGtttccctccccctcctccacctgtCTTCTTTGACACAGAGGTcatggaggcagagagagaacaaaCCACAGCTTCCTCTCTGCCATCTTCTGTGCCCCCAAGTCCGACCTCCAACGGACAAACCAATGCATTCAGTGAGGACCATGAAAACGAGCCCACCACAGCCATGGCCACAGACCAGTCTGCAGCTGCACCAAAACCTCTGGATAAAATGAGTGCGGCCCCATCCAGATTCGCACAGGCAGTAGCGTTGGCCGTGCAGAGATCCCGTCTCCAGAGCCGTGGAAAAAGTTTAGGCCCCCAGACCCCCGGCGGTCCACACAGCACACTTCCCTCACCACCCAGGTCCACGTACCAGTATG gtGCCTGA